From the Planktothricoides raciborskii GIHE-MW2 genome, the window TATTTCCTCAACGGCATAAGGACATTCTGGGGGAAATAAATTCAAATATCCGGAGATCGCGCTTGCCCATATCTTCAATTTCTGCTAACAAATTTTCCCAATCCACCTTTTCATAATTGCGATTACCTACGGTAGGCTCCGCCAACGCGCAATAGTTTTAAAGTGGCTTCTATCCATTGCAAATAATCTTGGTCGTAAAGAGTTTTTTGCTTAACTTGAGATAATGTCATAGTTCTACCTGTGAAACATAATTTTATGACTACAGTAGATTAAGTGTGGTAGGGACACGGCTGGCCCAAGTCCCTACTCTGGCCAAAACTGGCGATCGAGTACATCAGCAATTTGATAGGGACAGTCTATGGGAAAGGTTTCCTGGGGTAATCCAGTTTCTAAATAAGCTTGTTCTCTAGCATCCTCATAACATCCAGAAAAAATGCTGTCAATATAGGCGATTAAACTGGGAGAATCTTTTAATAACTTGGCGATTCTTCTGCGATGTTCAGCAATACTTCCCGACCAGCTACCAGTTCTATGTTCCGGTTGAAATTGCCATTTTAACAGGTGCAATAAAACAATCACTAGATTACTTTCTAAGCTACGGCGATCGCGCTTGCCCATATCTTCAATTTCTGCTAACAAATTTTCCCAATCCACCTTTTCATAATTGCGATCGCGCAATTGTTGTAAAGTGGCTTCTATCCATTGCAAATAATCTTGTTCGTAAAGATTATTTGTGTCCTTAATTTTTGCATAATCAGCTAAACTCTGTCTCATTTTGATTTCTCCAAATGTTTTAATTTTTGCTCAAATTAAACGTTTTTTTTATAATTTATACCAAATTATAAAATTTTTTCTACAATTCCGAGGTTTATTTGGGCGCAAGCATTTTAGTCAATTTTTTGCTGATTAATTCGGTGCGTTACGGCGGGAACGAATACTTTGCTAAAATAGCAAAAGTTTTCGCCCGCCTAACACACCCTACAGGCTACCAAATATCGGATTACTTAGCGCCCACGGGGATGCCTAAAATATCTTCAATTTTGGGCATTTGTTCCAGAGGAATCACGCGACCTTCATCTTCAAAACCTGCAATTTGGTCAAAGTTGAGATAGCGATATAAATCGACCGCAAAGGGGTCAATTTTCTTGCCGACAATTTCCATATATTCCTCAACGGTGGGAATGCGTCCCAACAGGGCACAAACTGCCGCTAATTCGGCGGAACCAAGATAAACTTGTGCGCCTTTACCCATGCGATTATTGAAATTACGAGTAGAGGTAGAAAACACCGTTACCCCATCTTCAACTCGCGCTTGGTTGCCCATACAAAGGGAACATCCGGGCATTTCGGTGCGGGCTCCGGCAGCGGCAAAAATGCCATACATTCCTTCTTCCCGCAGTTGTTTTTCATCCATGCGAGTGGGGGGACAAATCCACAGGCGAACTTTCACCGGCCCTGCCCCTTCTAATACTTTGGCGGCAGCGCGATAATGGCCGATATTGGTCATACAAGAACCGATGAAAACTTCATGGATTGTATCACCGGCACATTCGGACATTAATTTAACGTTATCCGGGTCATTGGGTGCGGCAACAATTGGTTCTTTAATCTCGTTGAGATTGACTTCTAAAATTTCTGCATATTCCGCATCAGCGTCCGCCGACATTAATTCTGGATTGGCTAACCATTGTTCCATTTTAGCGACCCGGCGCATAATGGTTCGCCCATCTTGATAACCACGTGCGACCATATTTTTTAATAGGGCAATGTTTGATCGCATATACTCAGAAACCGTCTCAGTACCTAACTTAATGGTAGACCCAGCGCAAGACCGTTCCGCCGTAGCATCGGTTAATTCAAAAGCTTGTTCAACTTTTAAATCTGGCAATCCTTCCATTTCCATAATGCGCCCGGAGAAAACATTTTTCTTATTCTGTTTCTCCACGGTTAATAAACCTTTTTGGATGGCTACATAAGGAATGGCATTGACAATATCCCGCAGGGTGACGCCCGGTTGCAGTTCACCCGTAAACCGGACTAAGACCGATTCGGGCATATCCAAGGGCATCAACCCCAAGGCAGAGGCAAATGCCACCAACCCGGAACCTGCCGGGAAAGAAATTCCCAAGGGGAAACGGGTGTGAGAGTCGCCTCCGGTGCCCACGGTATCGGGCAATAACATCCGGTTTAACCAGGAGTGAATGATGCCATCTCCCGGACGGAGGGCTACCCCACCGCGAGTGGAGAAGAAATCAGGCAATTCTTTATGGGTTTTGATATCCACCGGCTTGGGATAGGCAGCGGTGTGGCAGAAACTCTGCATGGTCAGGTCTGCGGAGAAACCGAGACAAGCGAGTTCTTTGAGTTCGTCGCGAGTCATCGGGCCGGTGGTGTCTTGAGATCCGACGGTGGTCATTATGGGTTCGCAGGAAGTGCCGGGACGAACTCCGGGCAGTCCGCAAGCTTTGCCCACCATTTTTTGCGCGAGGGTGAAGCCTTTGCCGGTGTCCGCAGGCAGGACGGGACGGATGAATAGGTTGCTGGGTTCTAAGCCCAAAGCGGCGCGGGTTTTGTCGGTGAGACTACGACCAATTAATAAAGGAATCCGACCGCCTGCGCGAACTTCGTCGGTGATGGTGTCTGGTTTGAGTTTGAAGGTGGAAATGACTTCGCCATTTTCGTTGGTGATTTCCCCTTTGTAGGGATGAATGGTGATGACCATGCCGGTTTCCATTTTGGTGACATCACATTCAATGGGTAGGGCGCCGGAGTCTTCAGCGGTGTTGAAGAAAATCGGCGCGATCGCACCTCCCAGGATATAGCCCCCGCCCCGTTTATTGGGGACAAAGGGAATATCATCGCCAATATGCCACAACACGGAGTTAATGGCGGATTTGCGGGAAGAACCCGTCCCCACCACGTCTCCCACATAAGCGACGGGATGGCCTTTTTTCTTTAATTCGGCGATCGTGGCTAGACCGTCGGGCATCCGGGATTCCAACATGGCCAAAGCGTGCAAGGGAATATCCGGTCGGGTGGTGGCGTGAGGGGCTGGGGATAGGTCGTCGGTGTTGGTTTCCCCAGGCACTTTAAACACGGTGACGGTAATGCTTTCCGCTAAGGGCGATCGGCTGGTGAACCATTCCGCCGCAGCCCACGCATCTACCACTTGTTTGGCGTAGGGGTTGGTTTGTGACAGTTCTAATACGTCGTTGAAAGCGTCGTAAACTAGGACTATTTTGCTGAGGGCTTTGGCGGCGCTATTCGCCAAGGTTTCATCGGATACCTGTAATAAGTCAATCAGGGATTGGATATTGTAGCCACCAATCATAGTCCCCAGGAGTTCGATCGCTTCTAGGGGCGAAACCAGGGGGCTGGAAATTTCCCCTTTGGCAATGCCAGTCAGGAAGGAAGCTTTGACATAAGCTGCTTGGTCTACTCCAGGGGGAACGCGATCGCGCAACAGGTGCAGCGTAATATCTTCTTCCCCTGGGGGCGGATTTTTCAGGAGTTCACATAAATCGGCAGTTTGTTCCGCATTCAAAGGTAACGGCGGAATGCCTAAAGCTGCCCGTTGTGCAACCTGTTGACGATATGATTCCAACATAAAATAACTCTCCATTTCCGGGTCATTAAAGACTAATTTGATCGGTAGATCGAAAGCTGTTAGGGATGAGCGATCGGTGATTCGCCCTCTTGAATCAGGCTAGGGCGCTAACTACTGAACTTTATTCTTATCTTGCATCATTCAGCCTTCATCCTTACAGTTTCTTAGGTTTAAGTTATCAGATTTCAACATTCTGCCTGGGTGATTTGTCCTTGGTGATTTGTCCTTGGTGATTTGTCCTTGGTGATTTGTCCTTGGTGATTTGTCCTTGAGAAAATAACCAATAACTAACAACCAATCACCAATAACTAATAAATAATCATTTTAACGACGCCAAGTCAGCGATCGCCAATCGCCCCTAAGATTTAGTAACAGAGAAAACAAAACCAGAAACCGAGGGTCGATCGCCCTCTTGGTGGGGCGGGAGGGATATGAAATTACTGAGAATGATTTTGATCGGTTGGGGTAAATTTGCTAAAACTTAACAAAAAATTGCTAATTTTTATCTTTTATTAAGAGATAATATGAAAAATTTTTTAAACTTTACACACAAGTCCGGGCACTGCCAATATTATTTGTGTGTTTGGATATCAGGGCATCGCAGGTTGTCAGTAAACAAAATGTTATTAGGTGGTTGTTAATGTTTTCTAAAAACCAAGATAATTTCGGATGGATGTCCAAAGATTTTCAGACCAGAGTTAAACGGGAATTCCGCAAAGGAAATCATCTTCGTAAATTAGCCAAGACCAGTAAAAGTTTTATTGGTGAAACATCTATACAACATAAGCAAGACAAATTACAGGAAGAATTCTGTGTGGCAGGAAACAAAGAAGGTGGATCGATAAACCCACCATTAGAGTTATCATTATCGCTGCCAGGGTCATTGGAGGCGATCGCCGCTGCCATGCCGGTTGCTTTGCTGATTAGTCGAGTGGCGGATGGGGTGATTTTATTCGCTAATTGCCATTACTGTGAGCAGTTTAATTCCTGTCCCGGAGAAATATTGGGGCTTCACCTCTGGGAGATTTATCCTGATGCTCAAATTTATCAAAAATGGCAAGCTATCCTGACAACAAAAGGTGAAGTGACTGATTATGAAATAGAAGTCCAGAAAGCGGATGGAACTTCTAAATGGGTGGCAATGTCGGCAAAACTTCTCAGTTTTGAGGGCGATCGCTTCTTACTGATGACATTTAGCCCGGTCAAAATCAATCGGGAATCAGAGCAGACTCTGCAAACTTTAGTAAAGAGAACCGCTTCAGTTATTGGCACGGCTTTTTTCTCCGAATGTGTTCGTTATTTAAGCGAAGTTTTCGGTCTGCGATATGTAATGATTTCTGAGTTAATTGGCAAAAAGCAAGATCAGTTACAGGTACTTGCTTTTAGCGAACATGGACAAATACAATCAAAATTTACATACCCGATTGCCGA encodes:
- the acnB gene encoding bifunctional aconitate hydratase 2/2-methylisocitrate dehydratase — protein: MLESYRQQVAQRAALGIPPLPLNAEQTADLCELLKNPPPGEEDITLHLLRDRVPPGVDQAAYVKASFLTGIAKGEISSPLVSPLEAIELLGTMIGGYNIQSLIDLLQVSDETLANSAAKALSKIVLVYDAFNDVLELSQTNPYAKQVVDAWAAAEWFTSRSPLAESITVTVFKVPGETNTDDLSPAPHATTRPDIPLHALAMLESRMPDGLATIAELKKKGHPVAYVGDVVGTGSSRKSAINSVLWHIGDDIPFVPNKRGGGYILGGAIAPIFFNTAEDSGALPIECDVTKMETGMVITIHPYKGEITNENGEVISTFKLKPDTITDEVRAGGRIPLLIGRSLTDKTRAALGLEPSNLFIRPVLPADTGKGFTLAQKMVGKACGLPGVRPGTSCEPIMTTVGSQDTTGPMTRDELKELACLGFSADLTMQSFCHTAAYPKPVDIKTHKELPDFFSTRGGVALRPGDGIIHSWLNRMLLPDTVGTGGDSHTRFPLGISFPAGSGLVAFASALGLMPLDMPESVLVRFTGELQPGVTLRDIVNAIPYVAIQKGLLTVEKQNKKNVFSGRIMEMEGLPDLKVEQAFELTDATAERSCAGSTIKLGTETVSEYMRSNIALLKNMVARGYQDGRTIMRRVAKMEQWLANPELMSADADAEYAEILEVNLNEIKEPIVAAPNDPDNVKLMSECAGDTIHEVFIGSCMTNIGHYRAAAKVLEGAGPVKVRLWICPPTRMDEKQLREEGMYGIFAAAGARTEMPGCSLCMGNQARVEDGVTVFSTSTRNFNNRMGKGAQVYLGSAELAAVCALLGRIPTVEEYMEIVGKKIDPFAVDLYRYLNFDQIAGFEDEGRVIPLEQMPKIEDILGIPVGAK
- a CDS encoding DUF29 domain-containing protein; protein product: MRQSLADYAKIKDTNNLYEQDYLQWIEATLQQLRDRNYEKVDWENLLAEIEDMGKRDRRSLESNLVIVLLHLLKWQFQPEHRTGSWSGSIAEHRRRIAKLLKDSPSLIAYIDSIFSGCYEDAREQAYLETGLPQETFPIDCPYQIADVLDRQFWPE
- a CDS encoding DUF29 domain-containing protein, whose translation is MTLSQVKQKTLYDQDYLQWIEATLKLLRVGGAYRR
- a CDS encoding DUF29 domain-containing protein; amino-acid sequence: MDWENLLAEIEDMGKRDLRIFEFISPRMSLCR